The genomic DNA AGACCGTTTTTCTGATCAAGGTTACGTAAAAGCATGATAGGAACACCAACTTTTAAAACCAACTTATGATTCGGCATTCCTGAAACTTTAAGACCATTTAGAACATCGGGGGGGTAAACATTGTGTCGAATATGGTCAGTTACATTCTCAGATTGGCAGATGGAATCTGAACTTAGATACTCTTTATGATCACCAGGAAACATTGCTAATAAGGTATCATTTATCTCGTGAACAACGTCGTTATTAGGAGCAAGTATGGCTCTTTCCTGAAAATAATTTGGATCATTGAACGATTCAAGTATCGAAGGATACACAAAGTTGATCAGATTACCAATAGGGTTAGTGGACTCAGTAATCAACAGTTCTTGAGGTATATCAATAACAGCTTCTCCGTCGTTGCGACCACCAAGTTTTCCCTCGCCAATATCCAAAAGGCATTTAGCAAACTCTTTTGTCTTGTCAATATCACCATGATTCATGCCAACAGTGAGCCTCATGTTTTTTGTTAGCGTTAGTAACTTGCATTTATTCCATATATATGACGAACTCAGGGAAGCATTCACGATATCTTGTCTAGAGCCATTAGGAACAACAGGAAGAATCTGTCTAAAGTCACCACCAAATACAATTACCTTTCCTCCAAATGGTAAAGCTTCGCTATTTGAACAATCAGGCATCAATATATCTTTTAAGGTTCTATCCAATGCTTCAAAGGCATGTTTATGAATCATTGGAGCCTCATCCCATATAATGGTTGTGTTTTTTTTAAAGGACACGCAAGTTCAGATCCAGGCTTCATGCGGCAAAGAGAATCCTCATTTAGATTCAGAGGGATGGAAAAGCGAGAATGGGCTGTTCGACCTCCAGAAAGTAGCAAAGAAGCTATACCGCTTGAAGCAACATTTAAAACAATTTCAGACTTACTTCGAATTGCTGCCGACAATGTCTTCCAAAGAAAGGTCTTACCGGTGCCACCATATCCGTAAAGAAAAAAGACACCACCTTTGTTTGTTCTAACAGATTCCATAATCTGATCAAAAACATTACGTTGCTCATCTGTTAAAAGTAGTAACATATTATTCAACTCATCTTCCATGGTATTTTGGTAATAAGATAACTCCTCGTTGATCAATCGATTGTTAGACGAAGAAATAGACTCATCATCAGGATAAGGCATATTTGAATAGTTCCTGAGAGATGAATTATTACGAAGTAAGAACTTCTCAATCTCTTATGCCAAATTCTTTATTTCTTCGTCAGAGTAATTTAaatctgcaaaaaaaaaatagaagatgtatttaataatataataattcgTACTTTCGagtattaaaatatattttggtaaatatgaTATAAATGAACTTGAAGGGTAAATAATAAACATTTTTTTGTACAAATgaagttttttttatttcattcagataaaaaaattataaacaaaaaataattaaattaataaatatattaatTGAATATTAGATAACatgcaaaaattaaaaaaaagacatACCATCAACATTTAAATGTTTTTCTTGTCTATATAAAATGTCATCCGATAAATACGTCCATGTTTTCTCCCATACAAAATCAGGTCTAGACAAACTACCAGACATCAGCATTGTTCCAAATAACGTCCGTAGATAAGTAGCGCTTCCATACAAATTAGCTTCTTTGTTAGCTTCAATGTACTCGTTATCATCATCCAAAAGCCCTAGCGCATAGCATGCGTCCCTGAAAGTTGGATACAAAGTACCATTTACAGTACGAATATCTTCAAAAGATTTTGGTCCCTTTACTTTGTTCAATAATATTCTGAGGTAGTATGCTTCACCAGCTGAAGGAAACACCGAATGAATCCTACCGATTAAAGGATGTCGTTTCCTTATATCCCAACTGCGAACAAACTTTGATGGAAACTCAACATAAGTAAGATTACGTGCCTTAGGTAATCTTTCGTTACACTTCATCCAAGATAAGAACATAGTAGAAGCAACAGATGGTTTGTTAAGAACCTCGTCAATGTCATCGTCTGCGCCATATACTACGTTTTGCTGACCAGGTAAATGGAACGGCAATCGAATAACTGCGGGATATCGATAATGAATATCATAGGAAAAGATCCTCCAAGCAGATTCGCATGCAGAAATATACCGGCAATCGTAATACTTTTCTATCTCATCGACTACAGGTTCCTGCTCATCCTGATTTCCACTTTCAACAACTCTAAGAGTAGTTCTATCTGGGCCTTTGTTAATGTACTTGAACAAATATTTGATAGAACCAACTTGATTGCACCATTCAACGTTAATATGCGCCTGGTATCTTTTTAACAGCACTTTACTATATGGAACAACATATCTATTGTCTACGTTCACACGTGATTTACAACAGATAGGCCAGAATCCCTTCTACGATAAACTGGAAATCCTTTTTTATCCAAACATGTTTCGTTAACAAATTTCTTAGGAAACTTCTTGGAACACTTACGATCGATCATGCAAGGACAATTCATATTGAGAGGACCACACGGACCATGAATCATGTAGTCTGCCACAAGTTTATATAACTCTGGATCCTCGGCTATGTCTGGAATTTCGGCAGAAATGATTGGATCTAGTTGGTCAACCGATAGTATCTTGCTGTCAGAATGCATGAATACACATATGTGTGCATGAGGAAGTCCGTGTTTTTGAAACTCAACAGTATAGACAACTACAGAGTACAACAACAAAAATATgataaattagaaaaaaaataaaactaacttatattatcaacattaaatacagattaataataataatactaataaaaaataaagtaacGTTATTTAAAAACAATAGCCTTTAAATGTTATCGTATAAATAAACATACCAGAATTAACTCTACCGAGCAACTTGTCTTCTTTCAAGTCTTTTGTTATGGAATCTAGTTTTATCTTGAAAATTCGACACAAAATGTCCGGTCTATCTCCAGGCCTTATCGTCGTATCTTTTAAAAACCTTTGCACTTCCGGCCATTTTGGATTACATGTAATAGTGATGAAAAAATCTGGATACCCAAACCATTTGCACAAAGACATTGCATCTAAGTAATTTTGCATCATATATCGAGAACCGCCAGTGAAGGAAGATGGAATAAAGATACGTGTTCCAATTTTTGACATATCTTTTTTTCCAGCATTATTTGCATTCTGAATATTCTGAACAGTTTCTGACCTCAAATGAGTTTGTTGTCGCCGTATGTAAAACAACCTTTCACTCTCGATCATAGTGTAAGCATCAACAACAAATTGTTGGAAAAGTCTTTTTGCATTATGAATCACATAAAACTTATCGACACGATCTTGTAATCTATAAGCAAAGAACTCACGCATAGTACACATTGGACGTTTGCTGTTCGTGTCTGGATTGAGACCTCTATGAAGAATGTCAACCCTGTACATATCTTCTCCATATGGAGATAGAAGAGGGTGTTGTAGAGAAAGATAAGAAGGATGTAATTCACTTATGCGCTCAATCCGACCAGATCTTCTTTTCACTACTATATCACGATTCTCAACAGCTTGAGTCAGATCTCCAATAACTAATGCAGCAACTTCAGAAGCTTCAGGAAGGTTATATGTCCTACCATCTTTGGATCTTTTACCAATAAGACAAAGCTTCAAGTCAATGTAagggttttcatttaaacagtttctAGCTTGTCGATAAATTTTAACCAAAGCGTTGTTAGTGTCTAACATAAGTGTAAGTTCCTCAATGATCTGAACATCAAAAGCTGACTCAGTTATTGTAAAAGAAGTGTTTGAGCCCCTATAAAATTAACAAAATGTATGGATTAATAGCCATTATATATGTATTACTAACATTAATATCATATAAAATAAATCCACAAATATAGGTAATTATAAAGACTAtgaaattaatacatacccaaCAGCATTTTGTCGATTAAATATTTCATTATCTGTGTCGTATATATACAACTGGTTGAATTTTGGCTCATTTCCATCATCAGGTAATAGACTCCCAATAGTATGATAATTTTGACCACTTAATCGAAAGACATAAGGTGCATTTCCACGGTTGATAGTTTTGTCAATCCTTCCTCCCATAGATGTAAATGAGAACATAGAATTATAACGCCGAATGTTTTTTAAAAAGAATTTGCTCTTCGCACTGACGCCAACATATAGATCTTTCAAAATTTCAGGAGGCTGCTTAAAATCAGGTAACAAAACTTTACCGTATGAACAGCAAAGGAAATAGTTAAGTTTATTTCGCTTATGTTCTCCCCTATCCGCCTCTGCTTTCCATAGCTTTGCGTTACACGTTCGACACACGATTATCTGGTCACCATGATCCAAGTAGTCTGTACATTTTTTTATTTCAGTTAAAAGATTAATGTTATTAAACATAATAAATCTATGTTGTTAAAAAACAATATGAAAATAAATATGTGAAGCAGTAGTAAATAAAAGAGGATTAGCTTTACCTTTTGAAACACCTTTTAAATGTTGATCAATGATAACAGCAACCTCGTTATCATTATCTGTTGTCAAATCAATAATAGGTATAGGTGTTAAGTTTCGTCGTTTTCTTACTAATTTACGCTTTCCTGATGACATTCTTATCAATGGTGAAGGTTCGTCTGATGCTAGAACAGTATTTGGTGGAATTCTAGATGATGAAGAAGGTATCATGTCTGATGCTGAGTTGCTTGTAATGTTTCTTGGAATACCACTGGAAGATGCAATGTTTCCTATAAAAATTATTATAACAAAAGATATAAAATCatataataaaaaacaaactgaaaaaatatataatttcttTAAGTATATATAAAAAAGTTTGATAATAATATtgttaaataaaagaaaattaatGTACATAAATGACATGAATTAGTAAAATTAGAGAGAAATAAAGTTGTTATGCTTTTTAAAACACTTGATGATAGAAGAAAAAAATCTTATTTCATAATTTGATAAACACAACATTACTCGCGTCTTACCTGAATTGAATTTAGATGAACCGGAAGAGACATTGATACTTGATAGGACGCTAAAAGATGATCTATTCAACGTAAAAGTAGTGTTCGGACTAATATTCTCTTTATTTTTAGTATAAGAAGTTAATGTCGATTGAGTCTGTGTTGAATTTTTATTCAATCTTTTGCTATTCAAATATATACGTCTAGCCTTCCTTTTTTTTGCAGCCTCATCCTTGTCTACATTACGTATAGAAACTAAAATGACATATACATTAGTTAAATTTATATAAATtgaaattttgtaataaagtaAGTAATAtagatttgaaaataccattgGAAATATCATGTGAAGGATATGTTGAAAAAGGAAGATTCGTATTATGAATTTCCGAAGATGATAAACCACAAGAAAAATTGATGTTTATACCACGGCTATAAAATGATCTGTTATACATGGGAGATGTGGATGAACTTAAATTTTCTTTATTATTCTGAGTTGAATAATTTAGTGTGGATTGACTCTGCGATGAGGTTGTATTGAATCTTTTACTGTTGGAATATATTCTTCTAGCTTTTGTTCTTTGAACAGCTTCAGCTTTGTCAGTGTTGCTGCATATATCAACTGAGATGATATATGAATTAGTAAAacaatgaaatgaaatgaaaagaTAATTGAATAAATAATATCTCAAAAAAAATACTTTAAGAACATACCATTAGATATATCAGACAAAGGATTTCCTGAATTCACATTTATGTTACGTAAATCGGGACTTGATGCGGATGAACCTTTACGAATGTGAGACATTTTCTAAAATGCAAACTATAATTCAAACAATCAGTTGTTTTAGACGACATCAACAAAAACCAACTTCTCAAAAGTCACCAAATAACTTAATGTTATGACAACTTCAAAACTATTTCTCAACTTTAGGAATTAAGAGGTTCCTCTTCTCTGCACTATTGAAATGCTGAACCTCTCCAGACTTTTGGAGCTTCGTTGCAGATGTGTGAGAATCTTCTTCAACATCATAGACTTGAACCAAGTTTCGCTTCACTTCATCCTTAGCTAACATGGAATCAGGAGTATCAGTGACATCCAATGAAACAGGTGAAACGGTGCTCGCCATGTTAGACACAGGAGTAGTGTTTTCGATTCTTTTGGCACCAGAGTTCTAACAAAAGACAAATTTAACAGGTTACAAACGCATCTCATAGTTGaacatatatataataaaacaaagACGAAGAAAACAAAAATTCACACAAATACCTTGAAACCATCAGATGTCTGAGATTCAAATTCTGAAGCATCAATATTGAGAGACATATTCTGAGAAGACTgcatattttttaaaataaaaaaaacaaacaaaatataaACTTCAGGAAAGTAAAATATTTAAAACGTAAATCAATAAGGTAAGAAAATTTATACAACATACACTTATCTGTGAAGAGGATTGCTTCTCTTGAAGTACAGATATAACGTTAGGATCCACAGTCAGCTTCAGTATACCATACTTATGGATGTTATACTTCAAGACGTAGCCAGTAACATCTATTTTAAAAGCAGCAGTCTGGCCAACCAATGCGTCTACTTCAGCAGGAATCTTCATGGAATCAGAACGCTGAAAAATAGTAAAATATTGATCATTTATGAAGAAATATGAACTTTTTTGTAAATATAAAACATAACCAATATGAAtacaaaaataaaacttacaaattCAGGGTTAGCAGTAAGAATATCATCAACAGACTTTCCTATCAACTTCCGTGCTTCACGATCAAACAAAGTAAGTGTAACAGAAGCTGATGGGTCTTGAACTCTAAGTTGAATCTTAAACCTATTGAAAGCATAAGTCcatattttaaaaccaaaaaaaatattaTTGATGAAAATTTGAGGGTTCAAAAGGTGTATTGACTTACTTGAGAGAAGAAGTTATAGTTTTAAAAGCACAACGATCAGATACACAGGTAAGAACCTCCTTTGTAACAGCTGAACCTGATTCCTGGGTGTCCTCACTCAGATTAACAACTTTGTTGATCTTCTTGTTACATCTATTACAACCCTCATAGAACCATCCTTCATCTTTGTAAACACCCAGTATATTACCCAGAACAATGACCTTGCAAACCTGCATATTTATATGacaacataaaaatatataaagtaAAATTGTAGTGTAAAGTTTTCAATTAACAAAAAATGATACCGTCTTAAGCGAAAAGACATCACAAATATTGAAAAAATCTTTGCTTTGCAAGATTTCCTCTTCAACAGATTTTGCCATGGAACCAAGGCTCGTGGATTCACTGACTTCAATAGAATTTTCAAACAAACTGTTGAATACAAAAAAAATAATGTATATTTTAATAAGTTATACATTCATCATAATATTGATAATAATTCAATCGATAAGATAAATAAGAAATAATGTGTGCAATCTTTTTTCATACCTGTTTCTGAACTCATCGACTTCAGGACAATCATGATTGCAAAAAAGACGACTAACCGTGTATGAATTGTTAACATACGCAACCCCTAGAAATAAACAGTGGAAAGttagaaataaaaaatatataatataagtaagattttaataaaaaaaagttactaAAGAAAGAAAACAAACCATTCCACCACTTGACCTTGCCAAACTGCAATATAATGATTGCATGAATATTTTTTCCTTTGATACTCTCAAAAAACGACAAAACTTTATCACAGTATTGATCCCACAGAGTAAGAAATACCATCCGACCCCTAAGTAATTAATCAAATTCATAACAAATTGGTATAAATAAAGTTGCATAAGTTTCATTATATAAGTATGGTAAAAATATACAAACATATGTTTCCTATCAATTGTAACAATAATATGTATACTGGATTCTAAGATAATGGTTAAATGCTTACTCCAGATCAGATATCTCTATAGTAACCTTAACAGACTGCTTTCCAGTTGATTTGTTAGTTACAGTCTCTTTAGGAAATGATCGAATCAAATAACCAATAACATCTACAACAATACAAAATCGATCAATAAGATGAGGAtacaaaatgaaaataaaaatattaatgaaaaaaacaataacatcttttgaaaaaatattataatatacaTACCAACTGTAGAGTTTGAAATAGCATTACTGTTCAAGATGTCCGCAAAACTCAAGAAATCAAAACCATACGGTGATCCACCAATATCTTCACATGGAATAACTTCGGTTGTCCCCTGGAAACATAGCCTATTTTGATTGTCAACATACCTGTACGTAGAGTTATTAAAACCTATAGTTGGATTCCTGATAATCAAACATTTCTTTTCAACTAATGACGGGCGAAATTGTGGTAAAACTCTATTCAAGCATGTTGCCTCCATCTTTGTCCCCTGTATAACGTATGAAAACTATACTTAATAAagtataaaatttaaaaaaattcatatatatattgaaaaattgatcaaaaaaataaatataccTCTTCGTCCATTAGAATCATGTCAAATGAGTATAATTGACTGGGATTCCTCCTTTCAGGGTGTTCCCAAACCCTGATCACCCTAACCTTGACAGAAAACTGCTCTTGAAAGGCATCAACAGCTCTCAACATAGTAATGTTATGGTTCTCCATTATATCTATCAGACGGCATAAAACGTATTTCAATATACGAATCAAGATAACTAAAGAAGAAtgaaacaaagtaaaacaaaCAAAATGCAGAAACATTTTGGAAGGAAAGATAGAGTttaaaaaaattcttttaaaTCAAAGAAGTTTATCATATGGTTCTATAAGAATTGTAAGATGAAAAATTAGAACGTAACCAAATAAATGCAGTAATATGAATGACACAATGCGGAAATGAATGAAGTTTTGAAATAATATTTATAGTACCAAAATGAAAAGGTATATAAGGAAACAATCAATGATTATAATAAAAATGATAAATATTGAACAATCAAGAATCAACAATCAGCATCAGCAAACAGCAATCAAGAACCAATCAATAACATCTTCTAAATCAAtaccaaaaatattaaaaatatgaaTATGGATAGTATCAATTTGAATATTCTTTAAAAAAATAGATTAATGAATTATTATTgataaaatcaatttgaaaaTTCTTCCCAAAAATAAATGAAGATTTTACATATATCATTAATAAATCAACACAATTTACGGTTgttatataatttaaataatataGTAATCACCCTTCCTAATAATTACATAttatttctaaaaataaataaacctatTTTACTTATTTTAGTCAAGCTTATATAGATGACAACGAACAGTATGAAGAAGACATATATATGAATCACTTTTctgatttacattttttttaattaatgtaTAATCTAAATCAAAATATTTAGGTTTATAACAAAGAGTCATAAACAGACATGGTAAAATATCTTAATATGTTCATTTATATTTACTAACTATGATGTTAACAGCAGTTATTAACAAATGTTTTCTATATGTAATATGGATTAATATTGTAAAATTTATTTCTTTATGGTTTATTTGGATCAATCTTTTTTAACATTGTTTTTCTATTCTAATCATACACAGTAAAATTTTAATATAACTTGATATTAGGATAACGGGCAATTCAATAATGGGAACACAAACTAATTGTTCAGACCATAGGTAAGATAATATAAATTGTAATAACTTAAAGTTGAAAACCATATATTTTCTGATAAAATTGAATAGACATAAGTAAGTTAATATATATATCATATAAAAACCACAAAAAACAAAACCATAATGTCAAAGAACTACTAACTATGGTTCACAGGAGAAACAACCCTTTCTACACTCAAAACTTGTTCAGTTtcatcaaaacaaaaataaaccgTGTCACCCACCTTAATGCCAGCAATGTTCATGAATCTCGACCAACTCCTTAAAGCATAACAATAACCTTCGAGTCTCTCTTCACGTATCGTACCATTAGGAAACTCCTTCTGACGATTAAGATGCAAAAGTCTGATTGTGATACTTTTAACACCCAAATCAAGTTTAGCCTTTCTCGAAACATCATCAGGAAGCCGCTGTATTGTATTTCAAAAATTAAATTAATAAGAACATCAATCttataatatttatgtattatgtcaaaaaaaacaaatataatatttaatatttagtaGTAACTAAAAAGATATTACAACTTACAAAATAGTCAGCTGCCATTCGAACAAAACGAATAATATGTCCATTGGCTTGTTCAGCAACAGCAGTGGGAGGCACATCTTGAACAGAATCAATAGGTGCAATATCAACCTGAAACTTACATATAAAATTTCTTAGATTTATTCATTAAAATAATATAGTATTAAATTTAAATATAAAGAATAAACAAAAATAATACTTACATCATCGACATGTACATGATCAAAGTTCATTTCAATACCATTTTTATCAAATACTCTTAAATGGAAAGAATGACCAAAccattttgtaaataaaaaataagaacCGGCCTCCAATTGATATTGAGTAACAATTACATCAATACCCGCTGTAAAACAGACTTTACCATTAAAACTTTGAACCTTAACATGAAACTCTTTATTGCCTAAATAGATAGTTGAAATTAAATCAGCAAACGTATAATCGTGAGACTTTGGAAGGATAGAATCAGGTATCACCTGTATgaatgaaaacaaaaattttttaaaaaaaacataagacTTGTAAACAATTATGAAAAAGtgtaaataaaataagaaaaatatacatatattaaaaaataatctTACAGTCAAATGAGAAGCTGTAGATACCATGGATGATCAGAAACAAATAGAACTCACACCATTTACAAAATATGTTAACTTGAATGTTGTAGAATGCAAAGGAGTGAAGATTACAAAAGTGCCAGATTTAATTCCTAAATGTGTAATGACATCAGACCAACCATTGAAAAGGAAAAAGATTCCTTTTGCTTCACTTATGTAAACAGTAAATTTACGGCCGTCGTCTGTTT from Helianthus annuus cultivar XRQ/B chromosome 7, HanXRQr2.0-SUNRISE, whole genome shotgun sequence includes the following:
- the LOC110866825 gene encoding ATP-dependent DNA helicase PIF1-like; this translates as MIHKHAFEALDRTLKDILMPDCSNSEALPFGGKVIVFGGDFRQILPVVPNGSRQDIVNASLSSSYIWNKCKLLTLTKNMRLTVGMNHGDIDKTKEFAKCLLDIGEGKLGGRNDGEAVIDIPQELLITESTNPIGNLINFVYPSILESFNDPNYFQERAILAPNNDVVHEINDTLLAMFPGDHKEYLSSDSICQSENVTDHIRHNVYPPDVLNGLKVSGMPNHKLVLKVGVPIMLLRNLDQKNGLCNGTRLQVVKLGDRIIEAKVISGNNIGTRTFIPRINLSPSDKRIPFKLQRRQFPIAVCFAMMINKSQGQSLSKVGLFLKQPVFTHGQLYVAVSRVKSMDGLRMLILDVEGNVTNKTTNVVYKEIFSNL
- the LOC110866824 gene encoding uncharacterized protein LOC110866824 → MSHIRKGSSASSPDLRNINVNSGNPLSDISNVDICSNTDKAEAVQRTKARRIYSNSKRFNTTSSQSQSTLNYSTQNNKENLSSSTSPMYNRSFYSRGININFSCGLSSSEIHNTNLPFSTYPSHDISNVSIRNVDKDEAAKKRKARRIYLNSKRLNKNSTQTQSTLTSYTKNKENISPNTTFTLNRSSFSVLSSINVSSGSSKFNSGNIASSSGIPRNITSNSASDMIPSSSSRIPPNTVLASDEPSPLIRMSSGKRKLVRKRRNLTPIPIIDLTTDNDNEVAVIIDQHLKGVSKDYLDHGDQIIVCRTCNAKLWKAEADRGEHKRNKLNYFLCCSYGKVLLPDFKQPPEILKDLYVGVSAKSKFFLKNIRRYNSMFSFTSMGGRIDKTINRGNAPYVFRLSGQNYHTIGSLLPDDGNEPKFNQLYIYDTDNEIFNRQNAVGGSNTSFTITESAFDVQIIEELTLMLDTNNALVKIYRQARNCLNENPYIDLKLCLIGKRSKDGRTYNLPEASEVAALVIGDLTQAVENRDIVVKRRSGRIERISELHPSYLSLQHPLLSPYGEDMYRVDILHRGLNPDTNSKRPMCTMREFFAYRLQDRVDKFYVIHNAKRLFQQFVVDAYTMIESERLFYIRRQQTHLRSETVQNIQNANNAGKKDMSKIGTRIFIPSSFTGGSRYMMQNYLDAMSLCKWFGYPDFFITITCNPKWPEVQRFLKDTTIRPGDRPDILCRIFKIKLDSITKDLKEDKLLGRVNSVVYTVEFQKHGLPHAHICVFMHSDSKILSVDQLDPIISAEIPDIAEDPELYKLVADYMIHGPCGPLNMNCPCMIDHNRYVVPYSKVLLKRYQAHINVEWCNQVGSIKYLFKYINKGPDRTTLRVVESGNQDEQEPVVDEIEKYYDCRYISACESAWRIFSYDIHYRYPAVIRLPFHLPGQQNVVYGADDDIDEVLNKPSVASTMFLSWMKCNERLPKARNLTYVEFPSKFVRSWDIRKRHPLIGRIHSVFPSAGEAYYLRILLNKVKGPKSFEDIRTVNGTLYPTFRDACYALGLLDDDNEYIEANKEANLYGSATYLRTLFGTMLMSGSLSRPDFVWEKTWTYLSDDILYRQEKHLNVDDLNYSDEEIKNLA